From a single Gimesia fumaroli genomic region:
- a CDS encoding cation diffusion facilitator family transporter: MAQGNSRFAVVAALVGNGVITVAKGATFLITGSGAMLSETIHSVADFLNQLLLLIGLVRADQAPDKRFEYGYAGERYVWALISAVGIFFLGCGVTIYHGVQSLFHPPTLDMGEMKWAIGALLFALVIDGIVFILALKGEWKNAALHGRPFHHYLRNEADPAAVAVILEDGAACLGVIIALISILLTQWTGQHYWDAIGSIGIGVLLGGIAVWLIIRNQELLVGPSIPPQTKEQVTRILKNNPLIEEVIDLRSRILSIDNYRIKADLSFSSEELSRRLKKKALAAYPEIKTEQDFEIFCQKYTEDVLETLAEEIDKIEAEIQRQIPEAQHLDLEAN; the protein is encoded by the coding sequence ATGGCACAAGGTAATTCCCGGTTTGCGGTCGTTGCCGCTCTTGTGGGGAATGGGGTAATAACAGTTGCAAAAGGGGCCACATTTCTAATTACCGGCTCCGGAGCCATGCTTTCCGAAACGATCCACTCTGTTGCCGATTTTTTGAATCAGCTGTTATTACTCATCGGGTTAGTGCGCGCTGACCAGGCCCCTGACAAACGATTTGAATATGGTTACGCCGGCGAGCGATATGTCTGGGCGTTGATTTCTGCAGTAGGTATCTTCTTCTTGGGATGTGGCGTCACCATCTATCACGGTGTACAATCATTATTCCATCCCCCCACACTGGATATGGGAGAAATGAAGTGGGCCATCGGGGCCCTGCTGTTTGCCCTCGTGATCGATGGAATTGTGTTTATCCTGGCTCTGAAAGGGGAATGGAAAAATGCAGCCCTTCACGGTCGTCCCTTTCATCATTATCTACGCAACGAAGCCGATCCGGCTGCCGTTGCTGTAATTCTGGAAGATGGTGCCGCCTGTCTGGGTGTGATTATCGCGCTGATTTCGATTCTCTTAACCCAATGGACGGGCCAACATTACTGGGACGCGATCGGATCTATCGGCATTGGAGTCCTTTTGGGTGGAATCGCGGTCTGGCTCATCATCCGTAATCAGGAACTATTGGTGGGCCCCAGTATTCCCCCACAAACGAAGGAGCAAGTCACTCGCATTCTCAAAAACAATCCATTGATCGAAGAAGTGATCGATCTCCGGTCGCGTATTCTTTCCATAGACAATTATCGAATCAAAGCCGACCTGAGTTTTAGCTCGGAAGAATTATCCAGACGGCTGAAAAAGAAAGCACTCGCCGCTTATCCCGAAATTAAAACCGAACAGGACTTCGAAATCTTTTGTCAGAAGTATACAGAAGATGTACTGGAGACTCTGGCTGAAGAGATCGATAAAATTGAAGCCGAAATTCAACGGCAGATCCCGGAAGCACAACACCTCGATCTGGAAGCAAACTGA
- the mnmA gene encoding tRNA 2-thiouridine(34) synthase MnmA — protein sequence MSQRVVLAMSGGVDSSAAAHLLLEQGYEVIGLFMRSGATEETACAVEDKNSLPVLNVKAHKQGCCSASDAADARRVADMLDIPFHALNFQDAFGRIKDYFADEYLAGRTPNPCVMCNNWLKFGKLWDFAEQVGASYISTGHYAQLKPIASESRPALVRGLDRSKDQSYVLFGIQPDLLEKIIFPVGGFIKPEIRELAGEAGLRTANKPDSQEICFIPDNDYFGFLNRYRGQQETAGEMVDTQGNVVGHHSGYENYTIGQRKRLGVAFGTPRFVIKIEPETKRVVIGTRDDLARRTLEANRCNWLIESPGSELRCQAQIRYQHKEADCTVEILDEDRFRVTFDDPEYGVAPGQAVVLYDQDRVLGGGWIM from the coding sequence ATGTCCCAGCGAGTTGTTTTGGCGATGAGTGGCGGTGTCGATAGTTCCGCAGCCGCTCATTTACTATTGGAACAGGGCTACGAAGTCATCGGGCTGTTTATGCGGTCTGGTGCAACAGAAGAAACTGCCTGCGCCGTTGAGGATAAAAACAGTCTCCCAGTGCTGAATGTGAAAGCGCACAAGCAGGGTTGTTGCTCCGCCAGCGACGCCGCTGATGCACGTCGCGTTGCTGACATGCTGGATATCCCCTTCCATGCACTCAACTTCCAAGATGCATTTGGACGCATTAAAGATTACTTCGCCGATGAATATCTGGCTGGCCGCACTCCCAACCCCTGTGTGATGTGTAACAACTGGCTCAAATTTGGCAAACTATGGGACTTTGCAGAGCAAGTTGGTGCGTCTTATATCTCCACCGGACACTATGCCCAGTTGAAACCAATCGCCAGCGAAAGTCGACCGGCACTGGTACGTGGCCTTGATCGTTCTAAAGATCAGTCGTATGTTTTGTTTGGAATTCAGCCGGACTTGTTGGAGAAAATCATTTTTCCTGTTGGTGGATTTATAAAACCGGAAATCCGGGAGTTGGCAGGAGAAGCTGGCCTGCGTACCGCCAACAAGCCGGACAGTCAGGAAATATGCTTTATTCCCGACAACGATTATTTCGGTTTTCTCAATCGTTATCGTGGCCAGCAGGAAACAGCGGGAGAAATGGTCGACACGCAGGGGAACGTCGTCGGCCATCATAGTGGCTACGAAAATTATACTATCGGTCAGCGCAAACGACTGGGTGTGGCCTTTGGAACTCCCAGGTTTGTCATCAAAATTGAGCCGGAAACCAAGCGTGTGGTGATTGGAACACGCGATGATCTGGCGCGTCGAACATTAGAAGCCAATCGCTGCAACTGGCTGATTGAGAGTCCGGGCTCTGAACTTCGTTGTCAGGCACAAATTCGCTATCAACACAAAGAAGCCGACTGTACTGTCGAAATTCTGGATGAAGACCGGTTCCGCGTGACGTTCGATGATCCGGAATATGGTGTCGCACCAGGTCAGGCCGTCGTACTGTATGACCAGGACCGTGTCTTAGGTGGCGGCTGGATTATGTAG
- a CDS encoding DUF1549 and DUF1553 domain-containing protein codes for MWRHQNSFRSVLSLLFIVSGLSLTVADEKAQPAKLAPAKPTATPTPAKPAQAKPAEAKPTPAKPAETKPTPAKPVSPKPAPAKPAAPKPAPAKPAPKMVKLNVYPQNIQLTTSRDRQSVIGQAVYDNGLTQDVTSQLQIKPAKAGIVRVDKNMIYPAGDGETDLLASFGGATIKLHSKVVKAKEDRPISFNLDVMPTFMRGGCNTGSCHGAARGKDGFRLSLFGFDPKGDYDRLTRELSGRRINLSLPRESLLLEKAIGAVPHTGGKLYEKDSELYTQVLRWLEAGAPYDAGAIPTVTKVDIYPEGGVMDGKGTKQQVSVLAYYSDGTTRDVTSLSSFSSNNDNSATITKNGLITANNRGEAFVMARFDTHTVGSHFVVLPKGLNFEWPNIPENNYVDTLIHNKLKKLRVVPSEVCSDAEFLRRASLDICGILPTIEEFNQFAADKDPKKREKLVDKLLNRKEFVEMWVMKWSELLQIRTVNNRISYKSALLYYNWLQERIASNVPINIMIQEILGSNGGTFANAATNYYENERDTLKVSENVAQVFMGMRIQCAQCHNHPFDRWTMDDYYSFAAFFSQIGRKRSEDPRESIIYNRGSGEVRHLVDKRVMKPKFLGGEAPDTRGKDRRVVLAQWLASDDNPYFATNLSNIVWAHFFGKGIINEVDDVRVSNPPVNPELLNELAKRFTEYNYDFKKVVRDICTSRTYQLSTQTNPSNERDLTNFSHALPRRLRAEVLLDCISQVTSAPNKFRGLPLGARAVQIADGNTSTYFLTTFGRAKRDTVCSCEVRMEPSLSQALHLLNGDTVNSKIVQGKFVASRMKEGKKPLEIIDEMYISCLSRKPTDKEYSSLIQVLDENKKDEANTLNDVFWSLLNSREFIFNH; via the coding sequence ATGTGGCGTCATCAAAATTCATTTCGTAGTGTACTCTCTCTACTGTTTATCGTCAGTGGACTCTCTCTCACCGTAGCAGATGAGAAAGCACAACCAGCCAAACTGGCTCCAGCGAAACCAACCGCAACTCCGACTCCCGCAAAGCCTGCCCAGGCAAAACCGGCTGAAGCGAAACCAACCCCTGCTAAGCCTGCTGAAACAAAGCCGACTCCCGCGAAACCTGTTTCTCCGAAGCCAGCACCAGCAAAACCAGCTGCTCCGAAACCAGCGCCTGCCAAGCCAGCTCCCAAAATGGTGAAACTGAATGTTTATCCTCAGAACATTCAACTCACGACGAGCCGCGATCGTCAGTCGGTCATTGGTCAGGCTGTTTATGACAACGGACTTACACAAGATGTCACCAGCCAGTTACAAATCAAACCCGCTAAAGCAGGCATTGTCCGGGTTGATAAAAACATGATTTACCCCGCCGGTGACGGTGAAACCGATTTACTTGCCAGCTTTGGTGGTGCGACGATCAAACTACACTCTAAAGTAGTGAAAGCGAAAGAAGATCGTCCGATCAGCTTCAACCTGGATGTGATGCCTACCTTCATGCGTGGCGGCTGTAATACCGGAAGCTGCCACGGTGCCGCCCGTGGAAAAGATGGTTTCCGTCTTTCTCTATTCGGATTTGATCCCAAGGGAGATTACGATCGTCTCACACGTGAACTCAGTGGACGCCGCATCAACCTCAGTTTGCCACGGGAAAGCCTGTTACTTGAAAAAGCCATCGGTGCTGTACCTCACACGGGTGGCAAACTTTACGAAAAAGATTCTGAACTCTACACACAAGTGCTCCGCTGGTTAGAAGCAGGAGCTCCCTACGATGCAGGTGCAATTCCTACCGTCACAAAAGTTGATATTTACCCTGAAGGCGGCGTCATGGACGGTAAAGGAACCAAGCAACAGGTTTCTGTGCTCGCCTATTATTCTGATGGCACAACCCGCGATGTGACTTCACTGTCATCATTTTCTTCCAACAACGATAACTCGGCAACAATCACTAAAAATGGTCTGATCACTGCAAATAATCGAGGCGAAGCCTTTGTCATGGCTCGCTTTGACACACATACGGTTGGCTCACACTTTGTCGTCTTACCCAAGGGACTCAATTTTGAATGGCCAAACATCCCTGAAAATAACTACGTCGACACCCTGATCCATAACAAATTGAAAAAGCTCCGCGTCGTTCCTTCTGAAGTCTGCTCGGATGCCGAATTTCTGCGTCGCGCCAGCCTTGATATTTGTGGTATTCTGCCCACGATCGAAGAGTTTAACCAGTTTGCTGCTGATAAAGATCCCAAGAAACGTGAGAAGCTCGTTGACAAACTTTTGAACCGCAAAGAGTTTGTAGAAATGTGGGTCATGAAGTGGTCTGAGTTATTACAGATCCGCACAGTCAATAACCGAATCAGCTATAAGTCAGCACTATTGTACTACAACTGGTTACAGGAACGGATCGCCTCCAACGTGCCAATTAACATCATGATCCAGGAAATCCTTGGATCTAATGGCGGTACATTTGCCAATGCCGCAACGAACTACTACGAAAACGAACGGGACACATTGAAAGTGTCTGAAAATGTAGCTCAGGTCTTCATGGGAATGCGTATTCAATGTGCTCAGTGTCACAATCATCCATTCGACCGCTGGACCATGGACGACTATTACAGCTTCGCAGCGTTCTTCTCACAAATCGGCAGAAAACGGAGCGAAGACCCTCGTGAATCAATTATTTATAACCGGGGTAGCGGAGAAGTTCGACACCTGGTTGATAAGCGTGTCATGAAGCCAAAATTCCTGGGTGGTGAAGCACCTGACACGCGTGGTAAAGACCGTCGTGTTGTGCTAGCACAATGGCTGGCTTCCGATGATAACCCCTACTTCGCGACAAACTTGAGCAACATTGTCTGGGCTCACTTTTTCGGCAAGGGAATCATTAATGAAGTAGACGACGTTCGCGTCAGTAATCCTCCCGTGAATCCGGAACTGCTGAATGAACTCGCCAAACGCTTTACCGAATACAATTATGACTTCAAGAAAGTCGTTCGTGATATCTGTACTTCACGAACCTACCAGCTCTCAACTCAAACAAATCCTTCTAATGAACGTGATCTGACAAACTTCTCCCATGCACTGCCTCGTCGTTTACGGGCCGAAGTGTTACTGGACTGCATCTCTCAGGTCACGAGTGCTCCGAACAAATTCCGCGGACTCCCCTTGGGTGCCCGTGCTGTTCAGATCGCAGACGGAAACACTTCCACTTACTTCCTGACAACATTCGGTCGTGCCAAACGCGATACTGTTTGTTCGTGTGAAGTGCGAATGGAGCCGAGTCTTTCACAGGCATTGCATCTGTTAAATGGTGATACCGTTAACAGCAAAATCGTCCAAGGCAAGTTTGTTGCGTCCCGAATGAAAGAGGGGAAAAAACCTCTGGAAATCATTGACGAAATGTATATTTCCTGTCTGTCACGAAAGCCTACTGACAAAGAATATTCATCTTTGATCCAAGTACTTGATGAAAACAAGAAAGACGAAGCCAATACGTTGAACGATGTGTTCTGGTCTTTATTGAATTCAAGAGAATTCATCTTTAATCATTAA
- a CDS encoding c-type cytochrome domain-containing protein: protein MNKLFSNHCCHQICKPFVIVGLIVSLMSSAVVADDKKPADNKKPKITFDEHIKPIFRAKCFACHNTDKKASGLDLTNYTGLMQGGAAGESIDPGDADGSYLYMLVTHDSEPFMPPKSDKLPDKEIALIQEWINGGAPENAGSKVVIKKPKFDFALKGASSGKPEGPPPMPPRLSLEPVVHTSLSTAVTALATNPWSPLAAVAGQKQVLLYNTKTLQLLGVLPFPEGVPHVLKFSRNGSLLLAGGGHAAASGRVVVWDVKTGKRLFEVGDELDSVLCADISSDQRFIALGSPSKVIRVYSTSTGELAYEIRKHTDWMTSLAFSPDSVLLCSGDRNGGAFVWEAATGSEYLTLKGHKGGITGISWRSDSNIVATSSEDQSVKLWELQNGNNIKSWNAHGGGTSSVEFARDGRLVTCGRDKVTKLWDQAGKQLKAFPAFTDIAVGVTICDETNHVIASDWTGKIKVWNAADGKEVGALTANPLQLSQRLASATSSLQASQSNQQKLLAVAQADQAAVAKINANIAATQKQQTDLQNSLNGLNANLAAAQKAITAAQASATNSTKQIAAIEAPLPAIKEAYAKAVAVSKQVAGDKELAEAAAKLKTAIDKREAAKAAEQKNLATHQATVKANQQKVAQYTPQIKQTTDALNAAKAKVAAIQKTLKPATDKATASQNAANAATTALTAAQNEVKRWQAEIEFSKKFNNVQASASK from the coding sequence ATGAATAAATTATTTTCTAATCACTGTTGTCATCAAATCTGCAAGCCATTTGTGATTGTCGGTTTGATTGTCTCGCTGATGTCATCAGCAGTAGTTGCTGATGACAAAAAGCCAGCAGACAACAAGAAACCCAAAATCACATTCGACGAACACATCAAGCCGATCTTCCGTGCGAAGTGTTTCGCCTGTCATAATACTGACAAAAAAGCATCCGGCTTGGATTTGACGAACTACACTGGCTTGATGCAGGGAGGTGCTGCCGGCGAGTCCATTGATCCCGGAGATGCAGATGGCAGCTATTTATACATGCTGGTGACACACGATTCTGAACCATTCATGCCTCCTAAGTCCGATAAACTGCCTGACAAAGAAATTGCCTTAATTCAAGAATGGATTAATGGTGGAGCACCAGAAAATGCGGGCAGTAAAGTGGTCATCAAGAAGCCAAAATTCGACTTCGCATTAAAAGGAGCCTCGTCTGGAAAACCCGAGGGACCACCACCAATGCCTCCGCGTTTAAGTCTGGAACCAGTTGTCCACACCAGCCTCTCGACAGCAGTCACTGCTCTCGCAACCAACCCCTGGTCTCCATTAGCAGCGGTTGCCGGTCAGAAGCAGGTCCTGTTGTATAACACTAAAACATTACAATTATTAGGCGTTTTGCCTTTCCCCGAAGGTGTTCCTCACGTTCTCAAATTCAGCCGTAATGGTAGCTTGCTACTGGCCGGTGGTGGCCATGCTGCTGCCAGCGGACGTGTCGTCGTCTGGGATGTTAAAACGGGAAAACGCCTGTTTGAAGTCGGCGATGAACTTGATTCAGTCCTCTGTGCTGACATCAGCTCAGACCAGAGATTCATCGCTCTGGGAAGCCCCAGTAAAGTCATTCGCGTTTACTCTACCAGCACCGGAGAACTTGCTTACGAAATTCGGAAACACACCGACTGGATGACCTCTCTTGCTTTCAGCCCGGATTCAGTCCTTCTGTGTTCTGGCGACCGCAATGGGGGTGCTTTTGTCTGGGAAGCTGCCACTGGTAGTGAATACCTGACGCTAAAAGGACACAAAGGTGGCATCACAGGAATCTCCTGGCGTTCTGATTCCAATATCGTTGCCACCAGCAGCGAAGACCAGTCAGTCAAACTTTGGGAATTGCAAAACGGAAATAATATCAAGTCTTGGAATGCACATGGCGGTGGGACTTCCAGTGTCGAATTTGCACGCGATGGACGTCTCGTCACATGTGGTCGGGATAAAGTCACTAAACTCTGGGATCAGGCAGGGAAACAACTGAAAGCCTTCCCTGCTTTCACTGATATCGCTGTCGGCGTCACAATCTGTGATGAAACCAACCATGTAATTGCCAGCGACTGGACCGGAAAAATCAAAGTCTGGAATGCGGCAGATGGCAAAGAAGTTGGCGCGCTAACGGCCAATCCCTTACAGCTTTCTCAACGACTGGCTTCAGCTACATCCAGTCTGCAGGCCTCTCAGTCAAACCAGCAGAAGCTTCTGGCTGTCGCTCAGGCCGATCAGGCTGCTGTCGCAAAAATTAATGCCAACATCGCAGCGACACAAAAACAGCAAACGGACCTGCAAAATAGTTTGAATGGTTTGAACGCGAATCTGGCAGCTGCTCAAAAAGCCATCACGGCTGCTCAGGCGAGTGCGACAAATTCCACCAAGCAAATTGCTGCAATTGAAGCACCGCTGCCCGCGATTAAAGAAGCTTACGCGAAAGCAGTTGCCGTTAGTAAACAAGTCGCTGGCGATAAAGAGCTGGCAGAAGCAGCTGCAAAACTGAAAACAGCGATCGATAAACGCGAAGCTGCCAAAGCGGCCGAGCAGAAAAACCTGGCGACGCATCAGGCAACAGTGAAAGCTAACCAGCAAAAAGTGGCCCAGTACACTCCCCAGATCAAGCAGACCACCGATGCTCTGAACGCTGCGAAAGCCAAAGTCGCGGCCATTCAGAAAACACTAAAACCTGCAACCGACAAGGCAACGGCTTCTCAAAACGCAGCCAATGCAGCAACGACGGCCTTGACGGCAGCACAAAATGAGGTCAAACGCTGGCAAGCCGAAATTGAATTTTCCAAGAAATTCAACAACGTTCAGGCAAGTGCTTCCAAATAA
- a CDS encoding MMPL family transporter has protein sequence MDNLSSDNQERSFLSETLAAMTQFVVTHSKLSLSFALVVSIGCVLLTVFRLEFKTDRADLIDPTAAFHKKWINYTESFGSSSDLVCVVESDTPESIKFVLRTLGRRIEQHPELFENALYQINPGDLPSKGLQYLTPRQLQAGLERLDEYGPIYRNGRWDLTQVDLLYDRLRYQIQSRSTSYRGADREKSLEPLFNHAAILSTSMARYLADQSDFQSPWPSIVPVNERMRERSREVIYLLNEKGTMGFLKVFPVHQEDGFDGATKAIEKMRNIIGEVAAENPDAKISLTGIPVLENDEMRKSQADMINASIISCLGVGLLLFIGFRGIRHPLLTLIMLAAGMAWAFGYTTLTIGHLNILSVSFAVILIGLGIDFGIHYLARYIELRHRGEDLEPALLQTSRTVGTGIVAAAVTTALAFYCAGLTPFLGIAELGFIGGGGILLCAVATFFVLPALLSRADRDVEVKQMPTPFQGKWLQKMIVRFPRGVALGSLAVVAFCGSQMIQKTDNGWSSKVVYDYNLLNLQAAGLESVEVQKRIFNDAQNSLLFAVAVADSPEEARILRRKFEALPTVNHVEELASRVPAHSSQETNLLVQSFRAQLAHLPLNIPPVNRLNPSVIGRKLEQFYVLLSRYNHPTAQSTARVLDRFLNHFESMSLAQQSRFLDEFQYRTTASLLGQFKALHGASDSTPVRFSDLPRSLTSRFVSAEGKWLIQIYPRDHIWEIEPLEAFVKDVRSVDPDVTGTPLQNYEAAQQIKVSYKTASIYALAVICVVLLIDYLSRRHAVLAMIPAIILAVCTWFILFNRGTPISVEAAIGLFLIMCLGVAFVLDRQSVGHMFLTMLPPVVGGIVMFGILAMTSIDLNPANLIVLPLILGIGVDDGVHVVHDFRMKRDDYKTSPSTINAIVMTSLTSMIGFGSMMVATHRGLYSVGLVLVIGVGCCLFVSLVTLPALLTWISNRAQAADSVSMDDVDDRQSNRKKKRQNRDRMEAEAAA, from the coding sequence GTGGATAATCTCTCCTCCGACAATCAGGAACGCTCGTTTCTCAGCGAGACATTGGCTGCGATGACCCAGTTTGTGGTCACCCACTCCAAGCTCAGCCTGTCATTTGCGCTGGTCGTTTCCATTGGTTGCGTGTTGCTGACTGTATTTCGTCTGGAATTCAAAACAGATCGTGCGGATCTGATTGATCCCACTGCTGCCTTTCATAAAAAATGGATTAATTATACTGAGAGTTTTGGCAGCTCTTCAGATCTCGTATGTGTTGTTGAGTCAGATACACCCGAGTCCATTAAATTTGTCTTACGGACATTAGGGCGACGCATTGAACAGCATCCGGAATTATTTGAAAATGCCCTGTATCAGATTAATCCTGGCGATTTGCCTTCCAAGGGACTGCAATACCTGACGCCACGCCAGTTGCAGGCAGGATTAGAGCGATTGGACGAGTACGGCCCCATTTACCGTAATGGACGTTGGGATTTGACTCAGGTTGATTTACTTTATGATCGGTTGCGCTACCAGATTCAATCACGGTCTACCAGTTATCGTGGTGCTGACAGAGAGAAATCGTTAGAGCCTCTATTCAATCATGCTGCGATTCTATCGACCAGTATGGCCCGTTATCTGGCTGATCAGAGTGATTTTCAGTCTCCCTGGCCTTCTATTGTTCCCGTCAATGAACGGATGCGAGAGCGATCACGGGAAGTGATCTATCTGCTGAATGAAAAGGGGACTATGGGCTTTCTCAAGGTCTTTCCTGTACACCAGGAAGATGGCTTTGACGGCGCTACGAAAGCCATTGAGAAGATGCGGAATATCATTGGTGAAGTGGCAGCCGAAAACCCGGATGCAAAAATCAGTCTGACCGGGATTCCGGTACTCGAAAATGATGAGATGCGCAAGTCTCAGGCGGATATGATCAATGCCTCAATCATTTCCTGCCTTGGTGTAGGCTTACTGCTGTTTATCGGATTTCGGGGAATTCGTCATCCTTTGTTAACATTAATCATGCTGGCGGCCGGCATGGCGTGGGCCTTTGGGTACACGACGTTAACGATCGGGCATCTGAATATTCTTTCGGTCTCGTTCGCCGTCATTCTAATCGGACTGGGTATCGATTTCGGTATCCATTATCTGGCACGATATATCGAACTACGTCACCGCGGTGAAGACCTGGAACCTGCACTATTGCAAACTTCACGCACTGTAGGTACTGGGATTGTTGCTGCCGCCGTGACCACCGCTTTGGCTTTTTATTGTGCAGGACTGACTCCGTTTCTGGGGATCGCTGAACTTGGATTCATTGGCGGTGGTGGAATTCTCTTGTGTGCCGTAGCAACGTTTTTCGTTTTGCCGGCTCTTTTATCACGGGCCGACCGAGACGTTGAAGTCAAACAGATGCCTACACCATTCCAGGGAAAATGGCTGCAAAAAATGATTGTGCGGTTTCCGCGCGGCGTTGCTTTGGGATCGCTGGCAGTGGTTGCCTTTTGTGGTAGCCAGATGATTCAAAAAACGGATAATGGCTGGTCATCAAAAGTAGTTTATGATTACAATTTGCTCAATTTGCAGGCTGCTGGTTTGGAGTCCGTAGAAGTACAGAAGCGAATTTTTAACGACGCACAGAATTCACTTCTGTTCGCTGTCGCGGTTGCCGACAGCCCAGAAGAGGCACGTATTTTACGGCGGAAATTTGAAGCGTTGCCTACTGTCAATCATGTAGAAGAGCTGGCATCTCGGGTTCCCGCTCATTCATCTCAAGAAACGAATTTACTGGTCCAGTCCTTTCGCGCTCAGCTGGCTCATTTGCCACTGAATATTCCACCAGTCAATCGGCTGAACCCCTCGGTTATCGGACGAAAGCTCGAGCAGTTTTATGTTTTATTATCTCGATATAACCATCCGACAGCCCAATCAACTGCACGTGTACTCGATCGTTTTTTAAACCATTTTGAATCGATGTCGCTGGCTCAGCAGTCTCGGTTCCTGGATGAGTTTCAGTATCGCACTACGGCTTCCCTATTAGGTCAGTTCAAAGCTCTGCATGGTGCTTCTGATTCAACTCCGGTACGTTTTTCAGATCTTCCCCGCTCTCTGACATCTCGATTTGTCAGTGCGGAAGGAAAGTGGTTGATTCAAATCTACCCTCGTGATCATATTTGGGAGATTGAGCCACTGGAGGCGTTCGTTAAGGATGTGCGTTCTGTTGATCCGGATGTAACCGGAACGCCGTTACAAAATTATGAGGCAGCACAGCAGATCAAAGTCAGTTATAAGACAGCCTCTATTTATGCTCTCGCCGTGATATGTGTGGTCTTGTTAATCGATTATTTAAGCCGCCGTCATGCAGTACTCGCAATGATACCGGCCATCATTTTAGCTGTTTGTACCTGGTTTATATTGTTTAATCGGGGAACACCGATCAGCGTGGAAGCGGCTATAGGCCTGTTTCTGATCATGTGTCTTGGCGTGGCTTTCGTTTTAGATCGCCAGAGTGTCGGGCATATGTTTTTAACGATGCTTCCCCCTGTGGTGGGCGGGATCGTCATGTTCGGAATTCTTGCGATGACCTCAATCGACTTGAATCCGGCGAACTTGATTGTACTGCCTTTGATTTTAGGAATTGGTGTTGATGATGGCGTCCACGTAGTACATGATTTCCGGATGAAACGCGACGACTACAAGACTTCTCCCAGCACGATCAATGCGATTGTGATGACCTCGCTGACGTCCATGATTGGTTTTGGGAGCATGATGGTGGCAACACACCGTGGGTTATATAGCGTGGGACTGGTACTTGTGATTGGTGTGGGCTGTTGTCTGTTTGTTTCCCTGGTGACTTTACCGGCATTGTTGACCTGGATTTCGAATCGCGCACAAGCCGCTGATTCTGTGAGTATGGATGATGTCGACGATCGACAAAGCAACCGCAAGAAAAAGCGACAGAATCGTGACCGAATGGAAGCCGAAGCGGCTGCCTGA